In one Zymobacter palmae genomic region, the following are encoded:
- a CDS encoding XRE family transcriptional regulator — translation MTDTTKGSIGERIAQARKAKGMTQPQLAKACGWDSQGRVSNYERDKREPKSNDVRILASVLGVSESWLWTGADGAATPLKSGTVREWVDGEAPEDDEVDVPFFGEVELSAGSGTTVVAEVSKAPIRFHRQILRSADVTPSAAACCRISGDSMEPILPNGATVGINTHQTAIVDGKMYAVDHGGLLRVKILQRLPGGKVLLRSANPSYGDEEVEVGDGFRVLGRVFWSSAVWH, via the coding sequence ATGACAGACACTACAAAAGGCTCTATCGGCGAAAGAATTGCCCAGGCGCGCAAGGCGAAAGGGATGACGCAGCCTCAGCTTGCAAAGGCTTGCGGTTGGGATTCTCAGGGCCGTGTCTCTAACTACGAAAGAGACAAACGCGAACCTAAAAGCAATGATGTGCGCATTCTTGCGTCGGTACTTGGTGTGTCTGAATCATGGCTGTGGACCGGCGCAGATGGAGCGGCCACACCCCTTAAAAGCGGCACGGTGCGCGAGTGGGTAGACGGTGAAGCGCCAGAAGATGACGAAGTGGACGTGCCGTTCTTCGGGGAAGTCGAACTGTCAGCAGGCAGCGGCACAACCGTCGTTGCGGAAGTGTCCAAGGCCCCGATCCGCTTTCATCGACAGATTCTGCGTAGCGCGGACGTTACGCCTAGCGCCGCAGCATGCTGCCGTATCTCGGGCGACTCTATGGAGCCGATCCTGCCGAATGGCGCCACAGTGGGTATCAACACGCACCAGACGGCTATAGTAGATGGCAAGATGTATGCGGTCGACCACGGCGGCCTGCTGCGCGTGAAGATCCTACAGAGGCTGCCGGGTGGCAAGGTATTGCTACGCAGCGCCAACCCATCCTACGGCGATGAGGAAGTGGAGGTAGGCGACGGCTTCAGGGTGCTGGGAAGGGTGTTCTGGTCGTCAGCTGTCTGGCATTAA
- a CDS encoding helix-turn-helix transcriptional regulator, translating to MDIKALRNRAGITQKKLGDMCGLSQTAIANYEAGIRNISLGNAMKIVSALRKRGIKVSMRDLEEVSRAIK from the coding sequence ATGGACATTAAAGCCCTTCGTAATAGAGCGGGAATCACCCAAAAAAAGCTGGGTGACATGTGCGGGCTTAGCCAGACGGCTATCGCTAATTATGAGGCGGGAATTAGAAATATCAGCCTTGGAAACGCCATGAAAATCGTAAGCGCTCTAAGGAAGCGTGGCATCAAGGTCTCAATGCGGGATCTGGAAGAAGTGTCACGAGCAATCAAGTAA
- a CDS encoding helix-turn-helix domain-containing protein translates to MSMLLTAQAFRVKVGNAARKLVLLKLADNANDEGECWPSYQHIADQCEISKRSAMNHIQALCDCGLVKKVVRKGGPKGNSSNIYLITLGGENSASGSATTAPPSANDSLGSETDALPPSEMVAPRISHSSESVIEPINEPVAPGADASAAGPVSGEIIPAEPIEPKRPRVDIPADMPGPKDQSAKTFRAWANYAMAYRHRYDAWPIWNARTAGQLSQLVDRVGHDLAPAVAAWYLRTNNQFYVTKGHPVSLMLTDCETLAVQCQTGRQVTATKARQTDRTQSNLSAVEEAKAMMRARREQAGGAAC, encoded by the coding sequence ATGAGCATGCTTCTGACGGCCCAAGCCTTTAGGGTCAAGGTAGGAAACGCTGCACGCAAGCTAGTGCTGCTCAAGCTGGCGGACAACGCTAACGATGAGGGCGAGTGCTGGCCTTCGTATCAGCACATTGCTGATCAATGTGAGATCAGCAAGCGTTCGGCAATGAATCACATTCAGGCGCTTTGTGACTGCGGGCTGGTGAAAAAGGTTGTCAGGAAAGGCGGCCCTAAAGGCAATTCTTCAAATATCTATTTGATAACTCTAGGTGGTGAAAATTCTGCATCAGGTAGTGCAACCACTGCACCCCCTAGTGCAAACGATTCACTAGGTAGTGAAACAGATGCACTACCCCCTAGTGAAATGGTTGCACCCAGAATCAGTCACTCTTCTGAATCAGTCATTGAACCTATCAATGAACCTGTTGCACCGGGGGCTGACGCCTCCGCTGCTGGGCCGGTTTCCGGTGAGATCATCCCTGCTGAACCGATCGAACCGAAACGCCCCCGGGTCGACATCCCTGCTGACATGCCGGGACCGAAAGATCAGAGCGCGAAAACGTTTCGTGCTTGGGCCAACTACGCCATGGCCTACCGCCACCGCTACGACGCATGGCCGATCTGGAACGCTCGCACTGCCGGACAGCTCAGCCAGTTGGTCGACCGAGTAGGTCATGACCTCGCCCCTGCCGTGGCGGCGTGGTACCTGCGGACGAATAATCAGTTCTATGTCACCAAGGGCCACCCCGTCAGCCTAATGCTAACCGACTGCGAAACCCTCGCAGTGCAGTGCCAGACAGGCCGTCAGGTCACCGCGACCAAGGCGCGCCAAACCGATCGTACCCAGTCCAACCTCAGCGCCGTCGAGGAAGCCAAGGCGATGATGCGTGCACGCCGTGAGCAAGCCGGAGGAGCTGCATGCTGA
- a CDS encoding DUF3383 family protein gives MGTGAVLSAQGTDADTPNTAMTALGHVTQAWATFSTMWEPTLDEKLGFKTWSAAQNDRFLYVAWDTDANAFVANNTASFGAQIKAEKASGVVALAGEASQLAQLRKVAAFLMGAIASTDYDRTNGRKSLAFKSQSGLAAIVTDATRAATAIDNGYNIYGAYATAMDGFNWLYPGTVPGRFKTISAYVNQIWLNAQIQYALAVLVSQANSIPFNLDGDGLVEGAVLDPINTAVNAGVIRKGVSLSESQKQQLFNAIGRDVSGAMEAKGYIFIPGCSTASASMRTDGVIKPSLYYMDGGEVRSISMTSTAVL, from the coding sequence ATGGGCACTGGCGCTGTCCTGTCTGCACAGGGCACTGATGCCGACACGCCGAACACGGCAATGACCGCACTGGGTCACGTCACGCAGGCATGGGCAACGTTCTCCACGATGTGGGAGCCGACGCTCGACGAGAAGCTGGGCTTCAAAACGTGGTCAGCCGCGCAGAACGATCGCTTCTTGTACGTTGCATGGGATACCGATGCCAACGCGTTCGTAGCCAACAATACCGCTTCATTTGGCGCACAGATCAAGGCCGAGAAAGCCTCTGGCGTTGTCGCGCTGGCTGGTGAAGCCTCTCAGCTGGCTCAGCTGCGCAAGGTGGCCGCCTTCTTGATGGGCGCGATCGCTTCCACCGACTACGACCGCACCAATGGCCGTAAATCACTGGCCTTCAAATCCCAGTCCGGTCTTGCCGCTATCGTCACGGATGCTACCCGTGCCGCTACGGCCATCGACAACGGCTACAACATCTACGGCGCGTATGCGACGGCGATGGATGGCTTCAACTGGCTGTATCCCGGCACTGTTCCCGGTCGCTTCAAGACCATCTCCGCCTACGTCAACCAGATCTGGCTCAACGCGCAGATTCAGTACGCACTGGCAGTGCTGGTCAGCCAAGCCAATAGCATCCCGTTCAACCTCGATGGCGACGGTCTGGTCGAAGGCGCGGTACTCGATCCGATCAATACAGCGGTCAACGCTGGCGTGATCCGCAAAGGCGTATCGCTGAGCGAGTCGCAGAAACAGCAGTTATTCAATGCGATCGGCCGTGATGTGTCTGGCGCCATGGAAGCTAAGGGCTACATCTTCATCCCAGGCTGCTCTACCGCTTCGGCATCAATGCGCACCGACGGTGTGATCAAGCCTTCCCTCTACTACATGGACGGCGGCGAAGTGCGCTCCATCTCCATGACCTCTACTGCCGTTCTCTAA
- a CDS encoding phage tail fiber protein: MADKTLTSANSKFYLTVNNLYPTPREISGYAADNMFTGNEVDLVETVMGADGIGHGGKIFNFTEQNFQLMPDSNGCDVMSNWVQAQETAGEIYKASATFTITSIRKKYTCTGGFLTRAPKFPTAGRILQTMQFTIQWSSITWEDV, translated from the coding sequence ATGGCTGACAAAACGCTTACTTCGGCGAACAGCAAGTTCTACCTGACTGTCAACAACCTGTACCCGACCCCGCGTGAAATTTCGGGGTATGCCGCAGACAACATGTTTACTGGCAACGAGGTCGATCTTGTCGAAACAGTGATGGGTGCAGACGGCATCGGTCACGGCGGCAAGATTTTCAACTTCACCGAGCAGAATTTCCAGCTAATGCCTGACAGCAACGGCTGTGACGTGATGTCCAACTGGGTGCAGGCTCAGGAAACGGCAGGCGAGATCTACAAAGCCAGCGCTACGTTCACGATCACGTCAATCCGCAAGAAGTACACCTGCACGGGCGGCTTCCTGACCCGCGCGCCGAAATTCCCGACCGCCGGCCGCATCCTGCAGACCATGCAGTTCACCATTCAGTGGTCGTCTATCACTTGGGAGGACGTGTAA
- a CDS encoding transcription elongation factor GreA has product MPSIAAVVSARLATKAELSTALGVHDLYELLEILQVDSHNAYIANDYARSRS; this is encoded by the coding sequence ATGCCCAGCATTGCGGCGGTCGTCTCCGCACGTCTAGCGACCAAGGCGGAGCTCTCGACCGCTCTGGGGGTTCATGATCTATACGAGCTGCTCGAGATCCTGCAGGTGGACAGCCATAACGCTTACATCGCCAACGACTACGCAAGGAGCCGCTCATGA
- a CDS encoding lytic transglycosylase domain-containing protein, translating into MSDNSNQIDSLTVGVGLDSSDFKRGQREIDAGLEQLENSADDAANSVDNLGEKAGKTGKDLSGLGGKSSEASQDIDSLGQSASDTSNSIEDLGGTAEDTVDDVENLGEAAEDAAGDIEELGDASLTAAEKIERLQEQIKALEEDAEGSSEKIADLQDKLDNLKKSGSKTGKSLGSNFDQMARSVRGLANEVMGLMALNKVASASSGKGIGGTVAAGVTEQASLGRQAHNLNISPTKLAGWELTAEKFGGSQQEAQQVLQRIQDMITSNKIDAGQLSPLLTRYVNLHNPDGSMKSADRILFEMLKVLHEKANDPLAPNDINYAVRKGLGGDTGIVEMARLGPERLQRELEAAEARSHVTAQGTEEVTRFSQALAEARQQVAGFGTGLLEQLSKHLGPFLEDLNKNHPGLVGAGGTALAVGAPLAGMAVLRKWLPGARAAGAGASAGAGAAEIAGGGALTGAAVAGIATAGLFLPGNFFEDKIESDDELIKTIGDIDDDGTPITRHVSRPNDTSWNSIPLQRRKDIIAQLDKYAAQGLDVEQQIRTLPTIAEQQAVTDHYRRILWSKTGGQSELENQREFDRQLKAATQPKPLEAPATTPPTPQANTTTTIAPHSFEEMQQRIVYQESRGQDYWRSGKKKGQPVVSAAGARYSRQVMPATAHDPGFGIPAARDESPEEYNRVGDALMKALYSYYNGDTDKAMAAYHSGMGRVNKLVANAGRNGTDWRQGLGPKGRAYIGFDPQQVPQHLLSMNDPANYPGVQQAMIRNDNRRITNTTHIDTLQVTTAGGSPEAMARGAQSALQRHPLALNGSDYA; encoded by the coding sequence ATGAGCGACAACAGCAACCAGATTGATTCGCTAACCGTTGGCGTTGGTCTTGATTCCAGCGACTTCAAGCGCGGCCAGCGAGAAATTGATGCAGGCCTTGAGCAGCTGGAAAACAGTGCTGATGACGCCGCTAATAGCGTTGATAACCTTGGCGAAAAAGCAGGAAAAACAGGCAAGGATCTGAGTGGCCTTGGCGGAAAATCTAGTGAAGCTAGCCAAGACATTGACAGCCTTGGGCAGTCCGCCAGTGATACCTCCAATAGCATCGAAGATCTTGGCGGCACGGCAGAAGATACCGTTGATGATGTCGAGAATCTTGGTGAGGCGGCCGAGGATGCCGCTGGCGACATTGAGGAGCTGGGCGACGCCTCTCTAACAGCGGCAGAAAAGATTGAAAGACTCCAAGAGCAAATCAAGGCACTTGAAGAAGACGCAGAAGGCTCATCTGAAAAGATTGCCGACTTACAGGACAAGTTGGACAACCTGAAAAAGTCAGGTAGTAAAACAGGCAAATCCTTAGGGTCAAACTTCGATCAAATGGCGCGCTCGGTACGCGGACTGGCCAATGAAGTGATGGGCCTGATGGCGCTCAACAAAGTGGCCAGCGCCAGCAGCGGCAAAGGGATTGGCGGCACGGTGGCCGCTGGCGTCACTGAGCAGGCCTCTTTAGGACGGCAAGCCCATAACCTCAACATCTCGCCGACCAAGCTAGCGGGATGGGAACTGACGGCTGAAAAGTTCGGTGGCAGCCAGCAGGAAGCGCAGCAGGTTCTGCAGCGCATCCAAGACATGATCACGTCCAACAAGATCGACGCTGGTCAGCTCTCTCCCCTGCTGACTCGATACGTCAACCTGCATAATCCTGACGGCTCAATGAAGTCCGCAGATCGTATCTTGTTTGAGATGCTGAAGGTTCTTCACGAGAAGGCTAACGACCCTCTCGCGCCTAACGACATCAACTATGCGGTTCGCAAAGGCCTTGGCGGCGACACGGGGATTGTGGAGATGGCACGCCTTGGCCCCGAGCGACTCCAACGAGAGCTGGAAGCAGCCGAAGCGCGCTCGCACGTTACTGCGCAAGGTACCGAAGAGGTAACGCGCTTTTCGCAAGCGCTGGCGGAAGCGCGCCAGCAGGTGGCTGGGTTCGGCACAGGGCTGCTTGAGCAGCTTTCAAAGCACCTTGGCCCATTCCTTGAAGATCTCAACAAAAACCATCCGGGGCTTGTGGGAGCAGGCGGTACCGCGCTTGCTGTAGGCGCTCCGCTAGCAGGCATGGCCGTACTCAGAAAATGGCTGCCTGGCGCAAGAGCTGCGGGAGCGGGAGCCAGTGCTGGAGCAGGCGCTGCAGAGATTGCAGGGGGTGGCGCTCTGACGGGGGCAGCCGTAGCAGGAATAGCGACGGCCGGCCTTTTTTTGCCAGGCAACTTCTTTGAAGACAAGATCGAAAGTGACGACGAATTAATCAAGACTATCGGCGATATAGATGATGACGGCACGCCTATAACAAGGCACGTATCACGCCCCAATGATACCTCTTGGAACAGCATCCCTCTGCAACGGCGCAAAGACATAATCGCCCAGCTGGATAAATATGCCGCACAAGGCCTAGACGTAGAGCAACAGATACGCACACTGCCCACCATAGCAGAGCAGCAAGCCGTTACAGACCACTATCGACGAATTCTATGGTCAAAAACAGGTGGACAATCTGAGCTTGAGAATCAGCGTGAATTTGATCGTCAGCTAAAAGCTGCAACACAACCCAAACCCTTAGAAGCTCCAGCGACAACACCGCCTACACCACAAGCCAATACAACCACCACCATCGCGCCCCACTCTTTTGAAGAGATGCAACAGCGCATCGTCTATCAGGAGTCACGCGGACAGGATTACTGGCGCAGCGGCAAGAAGAAAGGCCAACCGGTCGTAAGCGCGGCGGGAGCTCGCTATAGCCGACAGGTCATGCCTGCAACGGCTCATGATCCGGGGTTTGGTATTCCTGCTGCGCGCGATGAATCGCCGGAGGAATACAACCGCGTGGGTGACGCGCTGATGAAGGCACTTTACAGCTACTACAACGGTGACACCGACAAAGCGATGGCGGCCTATCACTCCGGCATGGGACGGGTGAATAAGCTGGTCGCTAATGCAGGCCGTAATGGCACTGACTGGCGGCAAGGCCTCGGGCCTAAAGGACGCGCCTATATTGGCTTCGATCCACAGCAAGTACCGCAACACCTGCTTAGCATGAACGACCCCGCCAATTACCCCGGCGTCCAGCAGGCCATGATCCGCAACGACAACCGTCGGATCACCAACACCACACATATCGACACCTTGCAGGTCACCACCGCAGGCGGTAGCCCAGAAGCGATGGCGCGCGGTGCGCAGTCAGCACTCCAGCGTCATCCGCTGGCGCTGAATGGATCAGACTATGCCTAA
- a CDS encoding phage baseplate protein translates to MPKINFPNVPIAEGVPNLARSANSLLQTTGTTGRAMGLTGGLAGTFLGQYLNTMLAPTYALLDKDDKKVITPDGPGEFEMKGDSSVSTYPVEEGGFQSYNKVVNPEDLSLSLLCGGQGAMSRQDFLNVCNDLKSKPIVIKLVTPERVFPYVTCTGMGYKKTARSGATLLTVNMMFKEVRVVATTSFPNAKSSSGQVQKDGGQSSTETVGADGDAKTSSPSWLDTLRSGYDQLSEYDNDAQRFFGKLGVG, encoded by the coding sequence ATGCCTAAGATCAACTTTCCCAACGTACCTATTGCAGAAGGCGTGCCGAATCTGGCGCGCTCTGCAAATAGCCTTTTGCAGACGACGGGCACTACTGGGCGTGCGATGGGGCTAACTGGGGGGCTGGCCGGTACGTTTCTCGGCCAGTACCTCAATACGATGCTAGCCCCAACCTATGCCTTGCTTGATAAAGACGACAAAAAGGTGATCACTCCGGATGGCCCCGGAGAGTTCGAGATGAAAGGCGATTCTAGCGTATCGACCTACCCTGTCGAAGAAGGCGGCTTCCAGTCGTACAACAAGGTCGTCAATCCAGAGGACTTAAGTCTCTCGCTGCTGTGCGGCGGCCAAGGCGCCATGTCTCGGCAGGACTTCCTCAACGTCTGCAACGACCTTAAGTCCAAACCCATCGTCATCAAGCTGGTGACGCCAGAGCGGGTATTCCCCTATGTCACTTGCACCGGGATGGGCTACAAGAAAACGGCACGCAGCGGCGCCACTCTCCTCACCGTCAATATGATGTTCAAAGAGGTGCGCGTGGTGGCAACAACGTCGTTCCCTAACGCCAAGAGCAGTAGCGGACAGGTGCAGAAAGATGGTGGCCAAAGTTCTACAGAAACGGTGGGGGCTGACGGTGATGCCAAAACGTCCAGCCCTAGCTGGCTGGACACACTTAGGAGTGGCTACGACCAGCTCAGCGAATACGACAATGACGCGCAGCGGTTCTTCGGAAAGCTGGGGGTAGGATGA
- a CDS encoding phage baseplate plug family protein, whose protein sequence is MNVQTISLQQVAAQQVEVALNKQPCVIRVCQRDSDIYVDLYVNGEAVVLGALARDRVGLTRHSYLPFKGELLFVDTHGREDPRYTGFGERWQLLYLN, encoded by the coding sequence ATGAACGTACAAACCATATCGCTACAGCAGGTTGCTGCTCAGCAGGTCGAGGTAGCGCTGAACAAGCAGCCGTGCGTTATCAGGGTGTGCCAACGGGACAGCGACATCTACGTCGATCTGTACGTGAATGGCGAGGCTGTCGTGCTGGGCGCACTGGCGCGGGATCGTGTTGGCCTAACGCGCCACTCGTATCTGCCCTTCAAGGGAGAGCTGCTTTTCGTCGATACACATGGCAGGGAAGACCCGCGGTACACGGGCTTTGGGGAGCGGTGGCAGCTGCTGTATCTGAACTAA
- a CDS encoding NYN domain-containing protein gives MSFGRSFSIFLDGGFLKHKIGTKEASLSKTHIEDLIKKISAHEYLQDKFLHRAFFYDAKPLERVCRAPDGKEIDFSQSKLAKTNKALHSSLQDVPFLSLRFGELSMQGWSHQVPEPRSNGQRETHFPLTLASKDFKANISQKGVDMRIGLDMASVTLKEHSKIIALVTGDSDFIPAMKFARREGAQVILFTLGHSLNSGVAEHADLVVHSIFNDLSKPEATS, from the coding sequence ATGAGCTTTGGCAGATCTTTCTCTATTTTTCTTGATGGTGGTTTTTTAAAACACAAAATAGGGACAAAGGAAGCTTCTCTTTCCAAAACTCATATTGAAGATCTTATAAAGAAAATCTCTGCCCACGAGTATTTGCAAGACAAATTCTTGCATAGAGCATTCTTTTACGATGCCAAGCCCTTGGAAAGAGTTTGCAGAGCACCAGATGGCAAAGAAATAGATTTTTCGCAATCCAAGTTGGCAAAAACGAATAAGGCTCTACATAGCTCTTTGCAGGATGTGCCATTCCTCTCCCTTAGGTTTGGAGAGTTGAGCATGCAGGGCTGGAGCCACCAAGTGCCAGAGCCTCGCTCTAACGGCCAAAGGGAAACGCACTTCCCGCTTACTCTTGCAAGCAAGGACTTTAAGGCAAATATATCTCAAAAAGGCGTTGATATGCGCATAGGCCTTGATATGGCTAGCGTTACGCTAAAAGAGCATTCCAAAATAATTGCCCTAGTAACTGGCGATAGCGATTTCATTCCTGCGATGAAGTTCGCTAGAAGGGAGGGGGCTCAGGTAATTCTGTTTACTCTTGGACATAGCCTTAACAGTGGAGTAGCAGAGCATGCTGATCTAGTGGTTCACAGCATTTTCAATGATTTAAGCAAGCCAGAAGCTACATCTTAA
- a CDS encoding baseplate hub protein, producing MLKNRKIVTRISLSAESGEFDGGNGRDVILEDYRATAEITDISWYSGGELSMRIYGVPPEVMNKLSTLGITQSLVPKNTISVLAGEVDDKGQGSLSEVYAGTIKSAHADYSAQPNVSLALEATAGFFEGQKRVPPTTYRGDMKVADSIKVLTEEMGWTFVNDGVDTVLRDVHVEGSAVGQIHDLARAAGIACIMSMNTVTISPYNGITTATPVEISPETGLIGYPAFASGGIAANTLFNPAIRAGGKIKLTTSVPQAKGEFNVQFVQHQISCEMPDGPWMTNVYANHNDYYMAGRYD from the coding sequence ATGCTCAAAAATCGCAAGATCGTCACCCGCATTAGTTTATCTGCTGAGAGTGGTGAGTTTGATGGCGGCAATGGGCGCGATGTAATACTAGAGGATTACCGCGCAACGGCTGAAATAACAGATATCTCATGGTACTCCGGCGGCGAGTTATCCATGCGCATATATGGCGTCCCTCCAGAGGTTATGAATAAGCTATCGACGCTTGGCATTACTCAAAGCCTTGTTCCCAAGAACACTATATCTGTGCTGGCAGGAGAAGTAGACGACAAGGGCCAAGGAAGCCTAAGCGAGGTATATGCAGGCACCATTAAAAGCGCGCACGCCGACTACTCTGCGCAGCCCAATGTCTCGCTTGCGCTAGAAGCAACAGCGGGCTTTTTCGAGGGCCAGAAACGTGTGCCGCCCACAACGTACCGCGGCGACATGAAGGTAGCTGACAGCATCAAGGTGCTCACAGAAGAAATGGGCTGGACATTCGTGAATGACGGCGTTGATACCGTGTTGCGCGATGTTCATGTGGAAGGATCAGCAGTTGGGCAAATACATGATCTAGCCCGCGCCGCTGGCATAGCCTGCATTATGAGCATGAACACCGTCACTATCTCACCTTACAACGGCATCACTACAGCCACCCCCGTTGAGATATCGCCAGAGACAGGGTTGATTGGCTACCCCGCGTTTGCCTCTGGCGGCATTGCGGCCAACACCCTCTTCAACCCGGCTATCAGGGCTGGCGGCAAAATCAAACTAACGACCTCTGTGCCGCAGGCTAAAGGCGAGTTTAATGTGCAGTTTGTTCAACACCAAATCTCGTGCGAAATGCCAGACGGCCCCTGGATGACGAACGTTTACGCCAACCATAACGACTACTACATGGCAGGCAGGTATGACTAA
- a CDS encoding Gp138 family membrane-puncturing spike protein gives MTNTAPYGRPEAARISQKADFDFIINRIIGKHRTVTLVQVVAVKDESGSGEPDTGCVDIKPLVMAKDAQGTLYSHGTIYNVPFFRLQGGSNAIVIDPHVGDIGIAVIADRDISNVKSTKAEAPPGSDRRYSLDQALYIGGLLNGEPQQYIKFTSKGIEITSPTAVTINAPTLTFNGNEMIVNAKQSVAVQTQTVNLTATQTFNVVSPQSAYTGKVIINGIDFDTHKHQDVQPGKGLTGLPSA, from the coding sequence ATGACTAATACAGCTCCCTATGGGCGCCCTGAAGCGGCACGCATATCCCAGAAAGCAGACTTCGACTTCATCATTAACCGCATCATCGGCAAGCACCGCACCGTGACGCTGGTGCAGGTGGTTGCGGTGAAAGATGAGAGCGGTAGCGGCGAGCCGGACACTGGCTGCGTCGACATCAAGCCATTGGTGATGGCGAAAGACGCACAGGGGACGCTCTACTCCCACGGCACGATTTATAACGTGCCTTTCTTCCGTCTGCAGGGCGGCAGTAACGCCATCGTCATTGATCCCCATGTGGGCGATATCGGCATCGCTGTGATCGCCGACCGCGACATTAGCAACGTGAAGAGCACCAAGGCTGAAGCGCCCCCGGGATCGGATCGCCGTTACTCGCTCGACCAAGCGCTCTATATCGGCGGGCTGCTCAACGGCGAGCCGCAGCAGTACATCAAGTTCACGTCGAAGGGCATCGAGATCACCTCGCCCACAGCCGTCACAATCAACGCCCCTACCCTGACGTTCAACGGCAACGAGATGATCGTTAATGCGAAGCAGTCTGTCGCCGTTCAGACCCAGACGGTCAATTTGACCGCCACGCAGACATTCAACGTCGTTAGCCCGCAGTCGGCCTATACCGGCAAGGTCATCATCAACGGCATCGACTTCGATACTCACAAGCATCAGGACGTACAGCCAGGCAAAGGGCTGACCGGCCTACCCTCGGCATAA
- a CDS encoding baseplate J/gp47 family protein: MSTTNVPAVTFSTAGVSVPSETDILNGLLSDIDSAFGGGTNKDLTTPQGQLAQSLAAIIGHVNNNAAWMANNLDPDVASGRMQDAIGRIYYLDRNPGSGTVVTATCRGRVNTVIPAGSLAQDANGYIYASTHASTIPRSGQVDIQFQCQTIGPVACPAGNLSRIYRNIDGWESITNAAAGTEGAYTESRSAFELRRKESVAINSRSTTHAIRARLLSTTGVVDAYVWDNTDNKTAEHGETKYPVPSGSQYICVAGGNAADIAAAIFKSRNTGTPMVGDTEYTVEDDQYLDPRPKYTMRWVTAKAAPVYFKVTIAKNNRIPGNFEELIREKIVDAFYGTDGTSRARIGSRILPGKFYGPVSDIDTSIEVQSITIGFDHNADKTSITAGADQRPTIETANITVEAV, from the coding sequence ATGTCAACAACCAACGTACCAGCGGTCACCTTCTCGACTGCTGGCGTATCAGTACCCAGCGAAACAGACATTCTGAATGGGCTGCTATCGGACATTGATTCGGCGTTCGGCGGCGGTACCAATAAAGACCTGACGACACCGCAGGGACAGCTGGCACAGAGCTTGGCCGCCATCATCGGTCACGTGAACAACAATGCCGCGTGGATGGCCAACAACCTTGACCCCGACGTGGCTAGTGGTCGAATGCAGGACGCGATCGGCCGCATCTACTACCTCGATCGTAACCCGGGATCAGGCACTGTGGTCACTGCTACCTGCCGCGGACGCGTCAACACCGTGATTCCGGCAGGCAGCCTCGCGCAGGATGCCAACGGCTATATCTACGCGAGTACCCATGCGAGCACCATCCCGCGCAGCGGCCAAGTAGACATCCAGTTCCAATGCCAGACCATCGGCCCTGTCGCATGCCCAGCCGGTAACCTGAGCCGTATTTACCGAAACATAGACGGCTGGGAGTCGATCACTAACGCCGCAGCAGGCACAGAAGGCGCTTACACCGAATCCCGATCGGCTTTCGAGCTACGGCGTAAAGAGAGCGTGGCGATCAATAGTCGCTCGACTACCCATGCGATACGCGCACGCCTGCTCTCGACTACGGGCGTTGTCGATGCCTACGTCTGGGACAACACAGACAACAAGACCGCAGAGCACGGCGAAACGAAGTACCCCGTCCCGTCCGGCAGCCAGTACATCTGCGTCGCTGGTGGTAACGCGGCAGACATTGCGGCGGCGATCTTTAAGTCCCGCAATACTGGCACCCCTATGGTTGGCGACACCGAGTACACAGTCGAAGATGACCAGTACCTCGACCCACGCCCGAAGTACACGATGCGCTGGGTGACGGCTAAGGCCGCGCCGGTCTACTTCAAAGTGACGATCGCAAAGAACAACCGCATCCCCGGCAACTTCGAAGAGCTGATCCGCGAGAAGATTGTCGACGCATTCTACGGAACGGATGGCACCTCCCGCGCTCGTATCGGCAGCCGCATTCTGCCCGGCAAATTCTATGGCCCCGTCAGCGACATCGATACAAGCATCGAAGTGCAGTCGATTACGATCGGCTTTGACCACAACGCTGATAAGACGTCGATCACTGCCGGTGCTGACCAGCGCCCCACCATCGAAACCGCGAATATCACCGTGGAGGCCGTATGA